A window of Limosilactobacillus reuteri genomic DNA:
AGTTCGAGCCCTTTAACATGTTCTATTGGTGCCGTACGTTCCCCAAGAAGACGAGTCATGTGACAAGAACGGTGAAAGGTTGCTGTATCATCCAGTTCTGCACCGCAATCAAGAATACCGAGAACCCGGTAAATAAATTGCGTTAGTTCAAAAGATTTATCATAAAGAATTTGTGCTTTCTTCGCATATTCTGGATCATTTTTGAAAATGTTTTTATATTCGTGAAGCATGGCGACATACGATCCAGATGGGCCAACAATATAATCAGCATCGATACTTAAAAGGGCATCGAGTTGATTTTTAAATGTAGCGATTGTTTCGCGATCATAACCACTATTATAAGTTGGTTGTCCGCAACAGATTTGTTTATCAGGGAAAAATGTTTCGCAACCAAAACGTTGGAGAAGTTCAACCGTTGCTTTCCCAACATCTGGATAAAGCAAATCAACAATACAAGTAGAAAAAATACAGACTTTCATACATGCGTGCATTAGTTGGATGCACTTCGCCTCCTTAAAAAATGAAAAAATATAATTGCTTATCATAATAAGTATAACTAAAATATGATAGCATTAGGTTTGGAAACGATTTAATTGTTTAAATATTCTATATAAAATCATAATATTAGTTATAGTTCGATAAAGAATATTGCTGATAAAAAGTAAGCTGAACAATAGACAAAAAGATCCAAAGTCGGTATGATATGGATAGTAAAAAAATTATTCGAGGAGGAAGAGAGAAATGGCTGAAAGTAAGCAATATGATGTTGTAATCATTGGTGCCGGCCCTGGTGGAATGACCGCAGCAATGTATGCCTCACGTGCAAACCTATCTGTCTTGATGCTTGATCGTGGAATTTACGGCGGAAACTTGAATAATACTGCTGAAATTGAAAACTACACAGGATTCAAAAGTGTTAAGGGTCCTGAACTTGCCCAACAAATGTATGAAGGTGCAACTCAATTTGGTGCAGAATACGCTTATGGCACAGTAACTAAAGTAGAACTTGATGGTGATTTGAAGAAGATAACTACTGACATGGATGAAACATATACTGCAAAAGCGGTTGTTATCGCTACTGGATCTGATCAGCGTCACCTCAATGTTCCAGGAGAAGAAGAATTTGGTGGCCGTGGTGTTTCATACTGTGCGGTTTGTGATGGAGCTTTTTTTAAAGGAAAGCATTTAATCGTTGTTGGCGGTGGTGATGCAGCTGTTGAAGAGGGAGTTTACTTAACGCAATTAGCTTCCAAAGTAACAGTGCTTGTTCGTCGTGATGAGCTCCGGGCTGAACCAATTATTCAAGCAGAAGCGATGAATAATGATAAGATTGAGTTTGTTTATAACACTAGTGTGACTGAAATTGTTGGGGATGATATTAAAGTAACAGGTGTTAAAACTCATAATAATAAGACTGGTGAAGATGGTGAAATGGCTGCAGATGGTGTCTTCATTTATGTTGGTAATTTCCCAATGACAGCTGCTTTTAAGAATTTAGATATTCTTGATGATCAAGGCTGGGTAAAGACTGATGAGCGAATGCGGACAGCAGTACCAGGTATTTTTGCCATTGGGGACGTTCGTGAAACACCATTACGACAGGTTGCAACAGCTGTTGGTGATGGAGCGATTGCTGGCCAGCAAGTTTACCAATACATTAAATCGATGGATTAATAAAAAAGGTGTTAGAGAAAAGCTCTAGCATTTTTTTTATTTAGTGGTATAGTTTTAATTAAAATTTAGTTAGAAAAGGAGGGCGATTACCATTGGAAAATGATGAAAAAATAAAATTATTACAGAAGTTAATTCAGATTGATACAGTAAATGGTAACGAAAAGGACGAAGCAAGTTATATTAAAAGGGTCTTAGAAGATCATCATATTTCCTGTGAATTAGTTCCTTTCGCACCCAACCGCACCAATTTAATTGCGGAGATTGGTGATGAAAAGGGGCCGGTACTCGCTCTTTCTGGACACTTAGATACGGTAGCTGCAGGTGATTTCCAAAAATGGACATATCCACCATTTGCTGGCCAATTAGTAGACGGTAAAATCTATGGTCGGGGAGCAGTCGACATGAAGTCAGGATTGGCAGCCATGGTAGGTGCTTTAATTGAGCTTCAAGAAGCAGATTTACTAAAACATGGTAAGGTGCGCTTGATTGCCACCGTTGATGAAGAGGTTGGAGGAAAAGGCTCTCTTGAACTTACTAATCAAGGATACGTACACGATGTTGATGCAATAATCATTGGGGAGGCTACTACTGGTCAAATTGAGTATGCCCACTGTGGCTCCTTTGATTATATTGTTGAATCTTATGGGAAATTAGCCCATAGTTCACAACCAGAATTAGGAGCAAATGCTGTTACAAATCTAGTGAAATTTATCAATAAAGAATCACGGGCATTTGACGATGCAGCAGTAAGTCTCACCCTAGGAAAATTAATTCATAGTGTGACTGTCTTTCATGGTGGTGACCAGTTAAACTCAATTCCTGATTTTGCCTATTTAAAGGGAAATGTGCGCACGATTCCAGAATGCGATAATGTGGCGACGCAAAAAAGATTACAGGGTATTATTGATGAGTTAAATAAGGAGCCTAAAATCCAATTGAAATTAAAGGTTGCTGCCAGCTTTATGCCAGTGGTTACAAATAAGCAAGATCGCTTTATTGCCCTTGCTCAAACAGCAATTAAAAAAGTTAACGGCAGGCAACCAGGTGTAGTCATTTCTCATGGTGCAACGGATGCATCTCGTTATGTTTTGGACAACCATAAATTTCCAATAATTGAATACGGACCAGGAATTGAAAAACTATCGCACCAAATTGATGAACATATTGCACTTGATGATTATTTAACTGCTCAGCAAGCTTATGTTGAAATTGCTAAACAATATTTGAATAATACTAAATACGATGAACAGGCTAGTAGTTAAGCATGATTGTACAGAGACTCCGGTTGGTGGAAAGGGAGCTTTTATGCTAATAAATCACACCTGGGAGTAAAGATTTTTTGATTGAAAGAAGAATCCGGGAGTCACCCGTTATCACAAAGAGTTTCGTCGCAAATGACTGAACTTAATGAGGCAGTTGCTGTGAGGTAGCTGTGAAAAAAGGTGGCACCACGCATACTAAATACGTCCTTTGAAGATTTATTCTTCAAGGGGCGTTTTTTTGATAAAGGAGAAGATAAATATGAAGGAAAAGATAATTAATTTCGGCTTAGTTTTGATATTGCTATTACCTTTATTTGTTTTTGCAAGTGGCTTTAAGATTCAAAACGAGAATTACCGGGCGAACCACACTGATACGTGGGAAAGAATAAAGAAGCGGGGAACATTACTTATCGGGGTTGATGATACTTTTGTTCCAATGGATTTTCGGAAGAAGAATGGTCAACTGGTTGGTTATGATGTTGATTTATCCCGCGCAGTTGCGAAAGTTTTAGGATTGAAAGCTGATTTTCAGTCAATTGATTGGTCAATGAAGGAAACCGAATTAAAAAATGGCACAATTGATTGTATTTGGAACGGTTATACAGCTACTCCTTCCCGACAAAAACGAATTGCATTTAGTCGGGTTTATGAACTCTCTGGGCAATCATTAGTGGTGCGGAAAAATAGTAAGATTAAAAATTTCAAGGATATGAAAGGAAAGGTATTAGGAATTCAAGAAAGTTCAACCGCTCAAACTGATTTTGACAAATATCCTCAAGTATTGAAGAGGCTAGTTAAAGGACAAAAGCCAATTCTTTATCAAGATAACTCAAGTGCTTTTATGGATCTGCAAGCAGGACGAACACAAGGCGTACTTGCCGGCACTGTCTATGCAGGCTATTACGCCACACACATCGCTAATAGCAATAATTATAAATTGATTTCAGCGACAAAATATCCTGCAGACCAGGTTGCGATTGGAATGAGGAAAGGAGACCGGACACTTATTAATAAAATTAACTACGCTCTTGGGGTTCTACAAAAAGATGGTACCTTACGACAGATTAATAAAAAATGGTTAGGGATTGATAGCGATTATCTTGGCCCGGTTAATGAATTTCAAAAATCCAACAATAATCGTTAATGATTTGCTAAAATTTAATATAACAAGGACTAAGGAGGTTTTTTAATGGGTGCAATCAAATGTAATGATACATTAGCGGTGTCAATTCATCGGATTCGTAATTCAGATTTAAACGAACACGGGACAGTATACGGGGGACGAATCTTGGAATTAATTGATGGTCAAGCCTCGGTAGCAGCAATGCGAGTAGCTCGGACAACAGTTGCAACAGTGTCAATGGATGAGATCCAATTTCTGCGACCATTTGACCTTCAAGATTCAATGTGTATGGAGGCATACGTTACCGGCTTTGGGAAGCGATCAATTGAAGTGTTTACAAAAGTAATTGGCGAGCACTTGATGACCGGTGAACGTTTCCTCGGCTTTTATTGTTTTATGACTTTTGTAATTCTTGATCCTGAAAAACAAACGGCATTTAATAAATTAATTCCAGAAACTGAAGAGCAAAAGACGTTAATGGCAACATATTCTCAACGTGTTAAGCAGCGCCAAATCCAGCGGCAAAAACAGCAAGAATTTCTGCCTCATATTTCAATTTCCAAGCCGTGGTAAAACTTTAGTAAAAATTTAAGTAAAAAGCGACAGATAGCATTTTATGCGGTATACTAAAAAGCAGAGTATGACATAAAGGAGACATTATTGTGAGCTGGAAAGATACTTATAAGGTTTGGCAAGAACGAACAGATCTTGAACCAGACTTAAGGCAAGAATTAGATGCAATGAGCGACGATAAAGAAATTGAAGATGCCTTTTACGGTCCACTATCATTCGGAACTGCAGGAATGCGGGGACTGATGGGACCGGGAATTAACCGGATGAATGTTTATACCGTCCGTCAAGCAACTGAAGGTTTGGCAACTTTAATGGATTCATTGGGTGACAATATTAAAAAACGAGGAGTCGCTATTGGTTACGATTCTCGTCACAACTCCCGTAAATTTGCTCATGATGCTGCTCGTGTATTAGGTGCTCATGGGATTAAGGTTTACATCTATGACAATTTACGCCCAACACCTGAATTGTCATTTGCAGTTCGTCACATGGGGACTTATGCGGGAATCATGATTACCGCTAGTCATAACCCTAAGGAATACAATGGTTACAAGATTTACGG
This region includes:
- a CDS encoding (Fe-S)-binding protein, encoding MKVCIFSTCIVDLLYPDVGKATVELLQRFGCETFFPDKQICCGQPTYNSGYDRETIATFKNQLDALLSIDADYIVGPSGSYVAMLHEYKNIFKNDPEYAKKAQILYDKSFELTQFIYRVLGILDCGAELDDTATFHRSCHMTRLLGERTAPIEHVKGLELIPLHNIQLCCGFGGTFSAKEPLLSEAMVDDKANNVLKTKAHILIACEQTCLMNIGGRINRRRDGSHITIMHIAEVLNHNVDTSRITYVKDTDHVMVPANGNGVF
- the trxB gene encoding thioredoxin-disulfide reductase, which produces MAESKQYDVVIIGAGPGGMTAAMYASRANLSVLMLDRGIYGGNLNNTAEIENYTGFKSVKGPELAQQMYEGATQFGAEYAYGTVTKVELDGDLKKITTDMDETYTAKAVVIATGSDQRHLNVPGEEEFGGRGVSYCAVCDGAFFKGKHLIVVGGGDAAVEEGVYLTQLASKVTVLVRRDELRAEPIIQAEAMNNDKIEFVYNTSVTEIVGDDIKVTGVKTHNNKTGEDGEMAADGVFIYVGNFPMTAAFKNLDILDDQGWVKTDERMRTAVPGIFAIGDVRETPLRQVATAVGDGAIAGQQVYQYIKSMD
- a CDS encoding ArgE/DapE family deacylase — its product is MENDEKIKLLQKLIQIDTVNGNEKDEASYIKRVLEDHHISCELVPFAPNRTNLIAEIGDEKGPVLALSGHLDTVAAGDFQKWTYPPFAGQLVDGKIYGRGAVDMKSGLAAMVGALIELQEADLLKHGKVRLIATVDEEVGGKGSLELTNQGYVHDVDAIIIGEATTGQIEYAHCGSFDYIVESYGKLAHSSQPELGANAVTNLVKFINKESRAFDDAAVSLTLGKLIHSVTVFHGGDQLNSIPDFAYLKGNVRTIPECDNVATQKRLQGIIDELNKEPKIQLKLKVAASFMPVVTNKQDRFIALAQTAIKKVNGRQPGVVISHGATDASRYVLDNHKFPIIEYGPGIEKLSHQIDEHIALDDYLTAQQAYVEIAKQYLNNTKYDEQASS
- a CDS encoding amino acid ABC transporter substrate-binding protein, with translation MKEKIINFGLVLILLLPLFVFASGFKIQNENYRANHTDTWERIKKRGTLLIGVDDTFVPMDFRKKNGQLVGYDVDLSRAVAKVLGLKADFQSIDWSMKETELKNGTIDCIWNGYTATPSRQKRIAFSRVYELSGQSLVVRKNSKIKNFKDMKGKVLGIQESSTAQTDFDKYPQVLKRLVKGQKPILYQDNSSAFMDLQAGRTQGVLAGTVYAGYYATHIANSNNYKLISATKYPADQVAIGMRKGDRTLINKINYALGVLQKDGTLRQINKKWLGIDSDYLGPVNEFQKSNNNR
- a CDS encoding acyl-CoA thioesterase; amino-acid sequence: MGAIKCNDTLAVSIHRIRNSDLNEHGTVYGGRILELIDGQASVAAMRVARTTVATVSMDEIQFLRPFDLQDSMCMEAYVTGFGKRSIEVFTKVIGEHLMTGERFLGFYCFMTFVILDPEKQTAFNKLIPETEEQKTLMATYSQRVKQRQIQRQKQQEFLPHISISKPW